Genomic DNA from Acidobacteriota bacterium:
TGCCGGAGGGATACGCGGGAGACCTCGCCGTGCCGCTCTGGGCGCGCTTCATGCGCACCGCCACGCGCGGCGCAAAACCCGAATGGCTGTCGCGCCCGAAGGACGTCGTCGCGATGAATATCTGCCGGGTGTCGGGCAAGCCGCCCGACGGCGGCTGCGGCAGCGTGGCGGTCGAAACCGCCGACGGCCTCGTCGAGACGCGCTCGATGATCTACACGGAATATTTCGCGCGCGGCACGCAGCCGTCAGGTGTGTGCCCGCTGCACCCGGCGCCGTCGTTCCTGGATCGCCTCGCGGGGATCTTCGGCGCCGAGGGGGACCAGAAGCCGGTGAACGCCGCGGAGGTCGGCCTGCCCGCCGGCGCGCTGCCGCCCCCGCCGGCCGCGCCCGCCGCGACAAGCGGCCAGACCGCTCCGGCGGCGCCTGCCGCGGAGGCGCAGCCGGCGGAAGACGAGAAAAAGAAGAAGCGCGGCTTCTGGTCGCGGTTGTTCGGGCGCGGAAAAGAGGACGAGAAGAAGCCGGAGGCGCCGAAGAAGCCCGTGCCCTAGCGCTACAGATCCAGCAGGAACAGCCCCGTCGCCTCGTCCTTGACGCGCTGCACGCACCCCGGCATCGGCCGGAAGATCACTTCGCAGGTCGCGCCCGCTTTTCCCTCGAACAGGTGCCCGGCCAGCGCGCGGAAGTCGCGCCCGCCCACCGTGACGTGCAGGTGGGGGAACGCGCGTCCCTCCTTGAGCGCGATGTTCCCGAGCAGCGAGGAGATTTCGACCTCGCCGGGCACCGCGTGGCGCTCGTAGGACCTCGTGGCGCGGTCGAAGTATCCGAGCACGACGTCGTACGCGGATCCAATCGCGCTCACCGAGGCGGCATCGATGGAGTGCGCGTGCGCGAACTCCGTGATGGCCCCGACAATCTCCTCCCCCGTGGCCAGCCGCACCAGGAACCCGTCGCCAAGCTTCGCGTATCGCATCAACATATAATGCCTCCAATGCCGCTCCAGGACGTTCGCGGGCATCGCCGCCTTCTCGAGCTGCTCGCGGGCGCCGTCGGCCGCAACGCGCTGCCGCCGAGCCTGCTGTTCGACGGGCCGGAAGGCGTGGGCAAGCGGACGACCGCCGTGGCGGTGGCGCAGGCGCTCAACTGCACGCAGCCGATCCCGTTCCCCGGAGCCAGAGAGGAGAGCCGCGCCGGCTGCGGCCGCTGCCCGGCGTGCCGGCGGATCGCCCGGGGCGCGCATCCCGACGTGGTGGTGGTCTCGCCGGAGGCGTCCGGCTCGATCAAGACCGAGACGATCCGCGACGAGGTGCTCCAGCCGAGCGCCTATCGCCCGTTCGAAGGGCGCTGGCGCGTGTTCATCGTGGACGAGGCGGACGCGCTGGTGCCCAACGCGCAGGACGCGCTGCTCAAGACGCTCGAGGAGCCGCCGCCCGGCTCGATCTTCATCCTCGTGACGTCGATCGCCGACGCGCTGCTGCCCACGGTGCGGTCGCGCTGCTATCGCCTGCGGTTCGGGCGCGTGAGCGAGGCGGAGATCGCGCGCGTGCTGCGCGAGCATCACCGGTTCAGCGCGGCGGACGCGCGGGCGGCCTCCGTGATGGCCGACGGCAGCATCGGCCGGGCGCTCGCCGCGCAGGAAGGGGAGCTGGCCGCGGCGCGCGAGGTCGCCGCGGCGCTGCTCCGGTCCGTGGCGCCGGGACGGCTGCCGCAGCGCCTCGAGGGGGCGAAGGCGTTCGTCGCGGGCACGCGTGCGGCCGCCGCCGACCGGGCGACGCTCGCGGACCGGCTGCGGGCGGTGTCATCGATGTTGCGGGACCTGGGAATCCTGGCCAGCCGCGCGGAGCACGGGCTGCTGGCGAATGCCGACATCCAGGAGCAGCTCGACGCGCTGCTGCCGGCCTTCGCCGCCGACCGCGTGCTGCGCGCGTTTTCGTCGGTCGATCGCGCGCTGTCGGCGCTCGAGCGGAACGCCAGTCCGAAGATCGTGGCGGACTGGGTCGCGCTCGAGATCTGACGCGCGCGGGGCGGCCGGCCATAGACAGTGGATGCGCGTGATGTCTGCCTTCGTCAGCGTCAAGTTGTCCCCGGTCGGACGCGCGCAGACGTTCCTGCTGCCCGAGCTGACGCCGTCCGCCGGCACCTTTTCCCCGCCCACAGCCGGCGAAACCGTCGTCGTCGACACCGGCCAGGGGAGCGCGCTCGGGCGCGTCACGCGCGCCATCCCCGCGCTCGGCGAGCGAGGCGCTCCCGCCGCGGACTCGCCGCGCCGCGTCGTGCGCCGCGCGACGCGCGAGGATGTTCTCGCCCGCACGCGGCAGGAACAGCGCGAGCGGGACGCGTGGCAGGTCTGCACGGTGAAGATCCGCGAGCACGGGCTCGCGATGAAGCTGACGCGCGTCGAGCAGCTGTTCGACGGGTCCCGGCTGATCTTCTATTACACGGCCGAGGAGCGCGTGGACTTCCGCGAGCTGGTGCGCGAGCTGGCGGCGCATCTCCGGTCGCGGATCGAGATGCGGCAGATCGGCGTGCGGGACGAGGCGAAGATGCTCGGCGGCTACGGCCCGTGCGGCCGGCCGCTGTGCTGCACGACGTGGCTGAACTCGTTCGAGCCGATCACCATCAAGATGGCGAAGCAGCAGAACCTCAGCCTCAACCCGTCGCGCCTCTCGGGGATGTGCGGGCGGCTGAAGTGCTGCCTCCGGTACGAGATCCCCAACGGCAAAGGCGTGAAGCACGGCGGGTGCGCGGAGAACGGCGGGTGCGACAACCCGACGGGCCCCGGCTGCGGCGGCGGATCGTGCGGATCGGACGGCGGATGCGGCTGCCGAAGATAGCGATCACCGTCGGCGATCCCGCCGGCATTGGGCCGGAGATCGCGGCGAAGGCCGCCGCGGATCCGCGCGTCCTGGCGGCGTGCGAGCCGGTGCTGTACGGACCGGGCGACGAGGAGCTTCGCGGCGTGCGCGCGGGCGTGCTGTCGGCCGCGGCGGCGCGCGCCGCGCATGCGGCCATCGTGCGCGCCGTTCGCGACGTGCAGGCCGGGGCTGCCGGCGCGATCGCCACCGCGCCGATCAACAAGGCGGCGTTCGCGCTCGCGGGACTGCGATGGCCGGGGCACACCGAGCTGCTGCAGGAGCTGACCGGCGCGCCGCGCGTGGCGATGATGTTCTACGCCGAGGCGCTGCGCGTGGTGCTCGCGACCGTGCACGTGCCGCTCAAGGATGTCCCCGCGACGCTGACCGCCGCGCGGCTGCGCGACACGATCGAGCTGGCCTCCGAGGGGCTTCCGCGGTTCGGGGTCCCGCGCCCGCGCCTCGCGCTCGCGGGGTTGAACCCGCACGCCGGGGAGCAGGGCCACATCGGCGTCGAAGACGAGCGCGTGCTCGCGCCTGTCGCCGCCGAGTGCCGCGCGCGCGGCATCGACGTGAGCGGGCCGTTTCCGGCCGACACCGTGTTCGTCCGCGCGTCGCGCGGCGAGTTCGACGCCGTGATCGCGTGCTACCACGACCAGGGGCTCATTCCGGTGAAGCTG
This window encodes:
- a CDS encoding DNA-binding protein; the protein is MLMRYAKLGDGFLVRLATGEEIVGAITEFAHAHSIDAASVSAIGSAYDVVLGYFDRATRSYERHAVPGEVEISSLLGNIALKEGRAFPHLHVTVGGRDFRALAGHLFEGKAGATCEVIFRPMPGCVQRVKDEATGLFLLDL
- the holB gene encoding DNA polymerase III subunit delta', with translation MPLQDVRGHRRLLELLAGAVGRNALPPSLLFDGPEGVGKRTTAVAVAQALNCTQPIPFPGAREESRAGCGRCPACRRIARGAHPDVVVVSPEASGSIKTETIRDEVLQPSAYRPFEGRWRVFIVDEADALVPNAQDALLKTLEEPPPGSIFILVTSIADALLPTVRSRCYRLRFGRVSEAEIARVLREHHRFSAADARAASVMADGSIGRALAAQEGELAAAREVAAALLRSVAPGRLPQRLEGAKAFVAGTRAAAADRATLADRLRAVSSMLRDLGILASRAEHGLLANADIQEQLDALLPAFAADRVLRAFSSVDRALSALERNASPKIVADWVALEI
- a CDS encoding stage 0 sporulation family protein, which gives rise to MSAFVSVKLSPVGRAQTFLLPELTPSAGTFSPPTAGETVVVDTGQGSALGRVTRAIPALGERGAPAADSPRRVVRRATREDVLARTRQEQRERDAWQVCTVKIREHGLAMKLTRVEQLFDGSRLIFYYTAEERVDFRELVRELAAHLRSRIEMRQIGVRDEAKMLGGYGPCGRPLCCTTWLNSFEPITIKMAKQQNLSLNPSRLSGMCGRLKCCLRYEIPNGKGVKHGGCAENGGCDNPTGPGCGGGSCGSDGGCGCRR
- the pdxA gene encoding 4-hydroxythreonine-4-phosphate dehydrogenase PdxA, giving the protein MRLPKIAITVGDPAGIGPEIAAKAAADPRVLAACEPVLYGPGDEELRGVRAGVLSAAAARAAHAAIVRAVRDVQAGAAGAIATAPINKAAFALAGLRWPGHTELLQELTGAPRVAMMFYAEALRVVLATVHVPLKDVPATLTAARLRDTIELASEGLPRFGVPRPRLALAGLNPHAGEQGHIGVEDERVLAPVAAECRARGIDVSGPFPADTVFVRASRGEFDAVIACYHDQGLIPVKLLAFGRAVNVTLGLPIVRTSVDHGTAFDIAGQDKADPSSMIEAVLLAAKLTAHA